CCGTCCCTGGAATTCGAGACGGGGACGTCGATCCGAGTCGGACCAAAACATCAGTTCTGCCCAAGTTACCTGATCCCAACAACCGATCTTTTCCGGTACGGGCCTTGCGAAGCGACGCATACGCTGCGGACGGATCTGCGAAATCTGGCGACAGGACTTGGGGATGAGCCTTCACGATATGACGCGGAACTCGGATCGACTCCGGCAGATTCCGATTGAGATTTCGGTGCGTGTATGCCGTCGCAATCTCACGCTCAGCGAATTCTTGCAATGGTCGCCGGGAAAGGTGATTGAATTCGATCAGCCGGCAACCTCACCACTTTTGCTGCAGATTGACCACAAAATTGTGGGCCGTGGAGAGCCCGTGAAAATTGGTTCGCAAATGGGACTTCGCATCCAGAATCTGGGTGACGATGTGGTTGGTGCGCGGCATTCATGACCGATCGGCCGGTCTGATAGGGGCCACCATTCCGGAGCGACGGTGCTTGGGGAAGTCTGGCAAGAAACGAAAAGCCGCAAGGGGAACGGCCGCGACTCTTAACGAACCGCGGTTAACCGAACAGGGTGACCGGCGAGATTGAATTCCGACGACGACGCTTGTGCTTAACGCAGGACCGGTAGTTGTACGCGTTGCGTGACTTGATCCGCGGTTGGCTCGTCATCGATGTACTCGTAATAGACGTTTCGCTGACGAGGGATGTAACCGGCTTCGCGAATCAGGCGTTTGATCGTTTCCAGCGACAGGTGATGGACCGTACCGGCCTCGGCAACGACATTCTCTTCGATCATCAGCGAACCCATGTCGTTCGCACCGAAATGCAACGCCAGGCCACCAATCTTTTCTCCCTGAGTGACCCATGAGGATTGGATGTTCGGGAAGTTGTCGAGATACAAGCGCGAGACCGCTTGCGTCTTCAAATACTCGAACGAGCCGACCGGCGGAATATGGGACATGTCGGTGTTGTCGGGCTGGAATGTCCAGCAGATATACGCCGTGAATCCGCCCGTCTCATCCTGCAATTGACGTAGACGATCCAAATGCTCGATCCGTTCGGCCAGCGTTTCAATATGGCCAAACATCATCGTTGCGGAACCCTTTCCGCCTAACAGATGCCATTCACGGCAAACATTCAGCCAATCGTCCGTCAAGCATTTTCCGCGCGTCATCTCCTTGCGGACTCGATCGACCAGGATCTCACCGCCTCCGCCAGGCAAACTCCCAAGCCCTGCCGCTTTCAGGCGTTCGAGAACGGTTTTCACGGGAAGCTTTGCCAGCTTGTGAAGGGCGTAAATCTCGGGTGGCGAAAAGCAGTGCAGATTGACCTGGGGAAAGCGTTCTTTCAGAGATCGAAGCAGATCTTCGTACCATTCGAGCGGCAAGTCGGGATTCATGCCGCCTTGCATCAGGATCTGATCGCCCCCCAACGCGACGGTCTCTTCGATCTTTTTGTAGATCGTGTCTTTGTCGAGGACGTAGCCTTCGGGGCTTTTCGGCTTGCGAAAGAAGGCACAGAAGTCACAGACCGCCGAGCAGACGTTCGTGTAGTTGATGTTGCGATCGATATTGAACGTGCGATACGGCTCGGGATGCAGTCGACGGCTGACCGCATCGGCAGCTTGACCGATTGCCACCAGATCGTGCGATTCCAGAATCGTCAGGCCTTCGGCGGGGGTAAGTCGTTCTCCGGCCACGGCCTTTTCGAGCAATCGTTTGACTTCGGCTGACACTGCAATATTCCTCGTTCGTCAATCCACCAAGCCCATTCAATGGAGTTGTGGAGCGTCTGGATTGGATTTCTCGCCGACGCCGACAGACAGCGCCCTTCTCGCAATCACGCTCCACATTGTCCTCGATCACCAAGTCTTTCCTCTCGCCGAGCGAGATATCAGCTTTGGAAGATCAGATCGACTCCTTTTGGCGCCAGGTCCAAACCCGACGCCAATTCATAAAACAACTTCAATCCGCTCCGCTCGGCTCGACCGAGATGGTATTGAAGATTCACCGACAAGTAGCTGATCGTCGTTGGAAACGAAAGCCCCAACAGTGGGGCTTCTCGCCGGGCGATCTCTTCGAGACGCGCCACACCGCGATCGCGCGATTGATTCAAGGCCCGTTCAATCTGGTCCATGTCGACCATGCCACGACTTCGTTTCGCCTCTGGCAATCGATTCGCAATCCCCGGTCGCGGTTCGGCCTGGGCGATATCATGAATGCGGCGGCGATTGGCAACCCACATGGCGAACACAAAGGGCAGGCCGGTCCATTGGCACCATTCCTCACCCAGATCCCACGTACCGGGAAATTGTTCCTTCGGCGGCAGTATCGCACGATCGCCGATCAGAAGGATCGCATCGGCGGTCGTGTCATCGGTTCGATGGTCCAACGGCAACGGTTGCAGTTCCGGGAACACACCGTGCCGCTCGGCCAGCATGATTCGCGCAAGCGTGGCGCTCGTTCGGGACCCCTCATCTAGGGCCAGCGTACGAATTTCACCCCAGGGCACACGGCTGTACAGTTTGACGCTGAGCACGGGCCCATGAGCCGAAACGCATGCGTCAGAAATGATTTGATACTGTTGTCCGCGGAAGTATTCGATGCTGGGAATAAGGGCGACATCCAGTTGATCGCGGGCCAGTTCGTCGGCCAGGCGGCTGGGAAAATCCAACCGAAGTTCTGCGTCAGGCAACAGTTCCGACAATCCTTCGACCAGCGGTTTGGAATTCAGATAGCTGACGGCCCCAATTCGTGCAGAACGGATTCGGGAGACCGATTCCGACGCCATTGAAGCCGCAAGTCCGCTGTTCGATTCGCTTTGTCGCAGCGGAGAGGCGGTGGGGTCGGACAAAAGATCGGATTGAAAGTTCATAGTGTGGTCGTATTGGTAATCGCGTAAATTGCCGATTAGGATGCGTCATCCCAACGCGGCTCGCAAGGATGGAACCGTCCTCTGACGCGGGATTTAACGGCTAACCGCCAGAACAGCAAGGATTTTCGCTTCAAATTGAGCAGTTCTTCGGATCAGCTCTTCGTTCACGCACATCGACACACGTCAATCGGGACAGGACGTTTTCATGACCTCGCCTCTGCAAATTGCCATCGTCGGCCTGGGAAATGTCGGCACCGGTGTTTCCAAAATTCTGACTCAGCAACCTGATCGAATTCGTCAACGAGCCGGACGCTCGATCGAAATTCGGCGTGCCGTCGTTCGCGATCTGAGCAAACCACGCGAGATCAACCTGCCATCTGGAGTGCTGACGGACGACTTGGAATCGGTCATCCGTGATCCCCAAATCAAGGTGGCGGTTGAATTGATGGGGGGAATCCACCCCGCCCGCGAAGTGGTGCTCGCCCTGCTGGAAGCGGGCAAGGACGTCGTGACGGCCAACAAGGCGCTGCTGTGCGAACATGGTGACGAGATCTTTGCGGCCGCGAAACGGTATGGCCGAACGGTCTGCTTTGAAGCCGCGGTCGCCGGGGGAATTCCGATCATTGCCGCCGTCGGGCAATCGATGGCCGCAAACCAGATCGTTGGCATTCAGGCAATTTTGAATGGAACCACAAATTACATCCTGACCGAGATGTTGTTCCGCGGGCAATCGTACGCCGACGCCTTGCGTGACGCACAGGCCCTGGGATATGCCGAAGCCGATCCGACACTAGACGTGAACGGGACCGACGCGGCACAGAAGCTGGGCATCCTGGCTCAGTTGTCGTTCGGAACGAAAGTGACCGCCACCGAATTCCATGTCAGTGGGATCGATAAACTCGAACAGGTCGACATTAAGCATGCGACCGATCTGGGTTACGTCATTAAATTGCTGGCGAGTGTAAAACTGGTTTCGGGCAAGCTCGAAATGAGTGTCCGAGCGACGCTGATCAAGAACGACCGGCCGCTCGCACAGATCCATGGTCCGTTTAACGCCATCCTGCTCGAAGGCGACGTCGTTGGGAATGTCTGGTATTCCGGACGTGGGGCCGGCCAACTGCCAACCGCATCCGCAGTGACCGCTGACATCATCGACCTGGCAATTGGACGAGCGCAACTGACGTTCAATCAACTTGATCTGTGGCGAACGACGCCTGAATTCCCGCTGATCGACGCACAGAACGCGACCAGTCGCTATTTCCTGCGTCTTTCGGTCGAAGACCGTCCGAACGTCATGGCCGAGGTCACGGGGATCCTGGGTCGACATGGGATCAGTCTGGCTACGGTGATTCAGCCAGAAGCCCCGGAAGTCGATGCTGGATCGACGGCAGTGCCGATTGTTCCACTCATCATCATGACGCACCGCACAACGGCGGGAAATCTGGCAGCAGCCGAACGCGATCTGGATCGACTGGGTTCGGTTCGATCACCACGAATGGTACTGGCCGTCGCCGACTGAGTTCGACGCAACGCAGCCCTCGATCGGCCGGCAACCAGTCGTTTGATCGAGGGCGATCCGCTCATAACGGTTCAATTGAAATCGTTTCGATTCGGGTCGCCACCCGTTTGCGGCGATCCGAATCGATCGGGGAATTCCGAAGGTTGACGTTGCGGTCGATGCTCCTGAGCGGCAGAATCACGAGATGTGATGCAGGAGCAAGATGTGAACGACCTTTTACCAGCCCGGTCGATTCCACGAAAAACCATGGCGGTCCTTTTCGTGTGCCTGGCGACAGTCGTATTTGCACAGCCTCCACGGGCCCACAAGCAGCCGTTGCCCGTTGCCAAGAATCCGCCGCCCATCAATGCCGAAAGTTTGCGACAAGGCAGCCACAATTCGTTGACGCTTGCTCGTCAGCAATCCGTGATTCAATGCATCGAACTGGCCCGGGATGCGATTGAGCGAATGGACTATGTCGCTTCGATTCCCCTCTTGGAACGGGTGCTCGCGGATTCGAATTCGTTTATCCCGTCAGGCGTCTGGACCGAATCGGGCGCGCATCAAGAAGCCGTGCGGCTATTGCAACAGATTCCATCGGACATG
This genomic interval from Schlesneria paludicola DSM 18645 contains the following:
- the mqnC gene encoding cyclic dehypoxanthinyl futalosine synthase — its product is MSAEVKRLLEKAVAGERLTPAEGLTILESHDLVAIGQAADAVSRRLHPEPYRTFNIDRNINYTNVCSAVCDFCAFFRKPKSPEGYVLDKDTIYKKIEETVALGGDQILMQGGMNPDLPLEWYEDLLRSLKERFPQVNLHCFSPPEIYALHKLAKLPVKTVLERLKAAGLGSLPGGGGEILVDRVRKEMTRGKCLTDDWLNVCREWHLLGGKGSATMMFGHIETLAERIEHLDRLRQLQDETGGFTAYICWTFQPDNTDMSHIPPVGSFEYLKTQAVSRLYLDNFPNIQSSWVTQGEKIGGLALHFGANDMGSLMIEENVVAEAGTVHHLSLETIKRLIREAGYIPRQRNVYYEYIDDEPTADQVTQRVQLPVLR
- a CDS encoding homoserine dehydrogenase: MTSPLQIAIVGLGNVGTGVSKILTQQPDRIRQRAGRSIEIRRAVVRDLSKPREINLPSGVLTDDLESVIRDPQIKVAVELMGGIHPAREVVLALLEAGKDVVTANKALLCEHGDEIFAAAKRYGRTVCFEAAVAGGIPIIAAVGQSMAANQIVGIQAILNGTTNYILTEMLFRGQSYADALRDAQALGYAEADPTLDVNGTDAAQKLGILAQLSFGTKVTATEFHVSGIDKLEQVDIKHATDLGYVIKLLASVKLVSGKLEMSVRATLIKNDRPLAQIHGPFNAILLEGDVVGNVWYSGRGAGQLPTASAVTADIIDLAIGRAQLTFNQLDLWRTTPEFPLIDAQNATSRYFLRLSVEDRPNVMAEVTGILGRHGISLATVIQPEAPEVDAGSTAVPIVPLIIMTHRTTAGNLAAAERDLDRLGSVRSPRMVLAVAD
- a CDS encoding FliM/FliN family flagellar motor switch protein — translated: MSLHDMTRNSDRLRQIPIEISVRVCRRNLTLSEFLQWSPGKVIEFDQPATSPLLLQIDHKIVGRGEPVKIGSQMGLRIQNLGDDVVGARHS
- a CDS encoding menaquinone biosynthetic enzyme MqnA/MqnD family protein; its protein translation is MNFQSDLLSDPTASPLRQSESNSGLAASMASESVSRIRSARIGAVSYLNSKPLVEGLSELLPDAELRLDFPSRLADELARDQLDVALIPSIEYFRGQQYQIISDACVSAHGPVLSVKLYSRVPWGEIRTLALDEGSRTSATLARIMLAERHGVFPELQPLPLDHRTDDTTADAILLIGDRAILPPKEQFPGTWDLGEEWCQWTGLPFVFAMWVANRRRIHDIAQAEPRPGIANRLPEAKRSRGMVDMDQIERALNQSRDRGVARLEEIARREAPLLGLSFPTTISYLSVNLQYHLGRAERSGLKLFYELASGLDLAPKGVDLIFQS